The following are from one region of the Noviherbaspirillum sedimenti genome:
- a CDS encoding IS5 family transposase (programmed frameshift) produces MRKRYASDISREAFEKLEPILMSARKTTKPRRVDLYEVFCAILYLLKSSCQWDMLPSDFPKKSTVYYYFQLWKDKPGEDELSLLEQALKNAVGGARVNSERSANMTFVIVDAQSVKNADTAKHKGDDAGKKVSGIKRHIAVDTQGFPHAIAVTTADVTDRKGALQAFSSHRKSLSRVVNVLVDGGYTGQPFADGVRDTVGASVEIAKRSALHTFAVMPKRWAVERSFAWLEKCRRLWKNCERQLNTSLQFVNLAFLVLLMKRTNPET; encoded by the exons ATACGAAAAAGATACGCAAGCGATATAAGCCGAGAGGCGTTTGAGAAGCTAGAGCCGATACTGATGAGTGCGCGCAAGACCACGAAGCCACGGCGAGTGGATTTGTACGAGGTATTTTGTGCGATTCTGTATCTGCTCAAAAGCAGCTGCCAGTGGGACATGCTGCCGAGTGATTTTCCGAAGAAAAGCACGGTGTACTACTATTTCCAGCTCTGGAAAGACAAACCGGGCGAAGATGAATTAAGCCTGCTGGAGCAGGCTTTA AAAAATGCGGTTGGCGGGGCCCGCGTCAACAGTGAACGGAGCGCGAACATGACTTTCGTGATCGTTGATGCGCAGAGCGTCAAGAACGCGGATACGGCGAAGCATAAAGGCGATGATGCGGGCAAGAAAGTATCAGGCATCAAGCGGCATATTGCCGTCGATACGCAAGGTTTTCCTCATGCGATAGCCGTGACAACGGCCGATGTCACGGACAGAAAAGGGGCTTTGCAAGCGTTCAGCTCGCATCGAAAGTCGCTGTCACGCGTCGTCAACGTCTTGGTCGATGGCGGTTACACGGGACAACCATTTGCAGATGGCGTGCGCGACACGGTGGGCGCATCGGTGGAAATAGCCAAGCGGAGTGCGCTCCACACCTTTGCCGTGATGCCCAAACGGTGGGCGGTGGAACGCTCTTTTGCCTGGCTTGAAAAATGTCGACGGCTTTGGAAAAACTGCGAGCGTCAGCTCAATACCAGCCTCCAGTTCGTGAATTTGGCTTTCCTCGTTTTGCTTATGAAGAGAACAAATCCCGAAACTTGA
- a CDS encoding SDR family oxidoreductase, with amino-acid sequence MNSVAGKVVLITGAASGLGLADAMLLADEGATVVLTDINEQRVRAAAQQIGRGAVPFHQDVGEEAGWMRIIGEIEKRFGRLDVLVNNAGLVRYGSVEDCSLQDFQLQQRVMVEGVFLGCKHAIPLMAKSGGGSIINISSMGSHQGFPTITAYSAAKGAIRSMTKSIAIYCQQKGYGIRCNSIHPGKINTGLIQENVSPEQVAQREQSWDALPAGAYGAPKDVAHLVLYLASPASRFMTGSELVIDNGATMTPID; translated from the coding sequence ATGAACAGTGTAGCTGGGAAGGTGGTATTGATTACAGGAGCGGCATCGGGGCTTGGATTGGCCGACGCCATGCTGCTGGCAGACGAAGGCGCCACTGTGGTGCTGACCGACATTAACGAACAGCGCGTACGCGCAGCGGCACAACAGATTGGCCGCGGCGCCGTCCCGTTCCACCAGGATGTCGGCGAAGAAGCCGGGTGGATGCGGATCATCGGCGAGATCGAAAAGCGGTTTGGGCGTCTGGACGTTTTGGTTAACAATGCCGGCCTGGTCCGCTACGGGTCGGTCGAAGACTGCTCGTTACAGGATTTTCAACTGCAACAGCGGGTGATGGTAGAAGGTGTGTTTTTAGGTTGCAAACATGCAATTCCGCTGATGGCAAAAAGTGGCGGTGGTTCGATCATCAACATATCCTCGATGGGTTCGCATCAAGGCTTTCCCACGATAACCGCGTATTCTGCTGCCAAGGGGGCGATACGTTCGATGACCAAGTCTATTGCGATTTACTGCCAGCAGAAGGGCTATGGCATCCGCTGCAATTCAATTCATCCAGGCAAGATCAATACTGGGCTGATCCAGGAAAATGTGAGCCCCGAACAGGTGGCGCAACGCGAACAGAGTTGGGATGCGCTTCCTGCGGGGGCATATGGCGCCCCCAAGGACGTGGCCCACCTCGTGCTATATCTCGCTTCGCCCGCTTCACGTTTCATGACCGGCTCCGAACTCGTCATCGACAACGGGGCCACGATGACGCCGATCGACTGA
- a CDS encoding NAD(P)-dependent alcohol dehydrogenase produces MSLVRSTAKPTAYRDNVIVSTVETSRSPAFAFSPNSFTPLELKTRNQKSPLKRWKIGKGSKVGVIWLGGLGHMAVKIAAAMGAEVTVLSTSDNKKADAIRLGAKDFAVTKNEETFTRLAGHFDLILNTVSARVNYDAYVSLLKRDGTLVLLGIPDGPVSVNAFSLLMKRRSVAASPIGGIRETQEMLDFCAEHGIESDIETIPIDKVNVAYERILKSDVRYRFVIDMASLK; encoded by the coding sequence ATGTCGCTCGTCCGCTCCACCGCAAAACCGACCGCATATCGCGACAACGTCATCGTATCAACGGTCGAAACGTCCCGCTCTCCCGCTTTCGCGTTCTCGCCCAACTCGTTCACGCCGCTTGAACTAAAAACTCGCAACCAGAAATCACCGCTGAAGCGCTGGAAGATCGGCAAGGGCAGCAAGGTTGGGGTAATCTGGCTAGGCGGCCTCGGCCACATGGCGGTTAAAATCGCGGCTGCGATGGGGGCGGAGGTCACCGTGCTGAGTACTTCGGACAACAAGAAGGCCGACGCTATCCGGCTCGGCGCCAAGGATTTCGCCGTCACCAAAAACGAAGAGACCTTCACCCGTCTGGCCGGTCACTTCGATCTCATCCTTAACACCGTTTCGGCCCGCGTCAATTACGACGCCTACGTCAGCCTGCTCAAACGCGACGGCACGTTGGTGTTGCTCGGCATCCCCGACGGACCGGTATCGGTGAATGCTTTCAGCCTTCTCATGAAGCGTAGAAGCGTCGCCGCTTCGCCGATCGGCGGCATCCGAGAAACCCAGGAGATGCTCGATTTCTGTGCCGAACACGGCATTGAATCGGATATCGAGACTATCCCGATCGACAAGGTGAACGTGGCCTACGAACGCATCCTCAAGAGCGATGTGCGCTATCGCTTCGTGATCGACATGGCATCACTGAAGTAA
- a CDS encoding DUF1329 domain-containing protein, with protein MVSRINIIAIGAALACGMAGSAYAAVTAEEARQLGKTLTPMGGEMAGNKDGKIPAWTGGMKTLPPGFDPKKPHLRPDPFASEKPLFSIDAKNMSQHADKLSDGMKAMMQKYPTFRIDVYPTHRTAAWPQYVMDNTLKNATRCSTEKDGVAISRACYGGYPFPIPKTGNEVMWNKILRFAGHVFENTFTHWVVDASGTAALSSSSFARQEYVYYDPSKTELDGDYFWKYRDKTTAPARMSGEALMLVDPIDPIANKRKAYQYLPGQRRVKLSPNLSYDTPTPGQGGAATMDDAQLFLGAQDRFDFKLIGKKEMYIPYNNTRVMVDEQNCSPEKALLKHHYNPDCLRFELHRVWVVEATVKPGVRHTSPKRVFYFDEDTYVGLSDGYDAVGKLQKVLWQTHTPMYEIPSQHSDAFGSYNLTSGAYVVSGPYPGGAAYPVKPLDARAWAPEALVGDGVR; from the coding sequence ATGGTTAGCCGTATCAATATTATTGCAATAGGGGCCGCGCTTGCTTGTGGCATGGCAGGCTCGGCATATGCCGCGGTGACTGCGGAAGAAGCCAGGCAACTCGGCAAGACGCTTACACCGATGGGCGGGGAGATGGCCGGCAACAAGGACGGCAAGATTCCGGCCTGGACCGGCGGCATGAAGACCCTGCCGCCGGGCTTCGATCCCAAAAAACCCCATCTGCGGCCCGATCCGTTCGCAAGTGAAAAGCCGCTCTTTTCCATTGATGCGAAGAACATGAGCCAGCATGCCGACAAGCTGTCGGATGGCATGAAGGCCATGATGCAGAAGTACCCGACGTTTCGCATCGACGTCTATCCCACGCACCGCACGGCAGCCTGGCCGCAATACGTGATGGACAATACACTCAAAAACGCCACCCGATGCAGCACGGAAAAGGACGGTGTGGCGATCAGTCGGGCATGCTATGGCGGATATCCGTTTCCGATTCCGAAGACCGGCAACGAAGTCATGTGGAACAAGATACTGAGGTTCGCTGGCCACGTTTTTGAAAATACGTTCACCCATTGGGTGGTGGATGCAAGCGGGACGGCTGCGCTTTCGTCGAGCAGTTTCGCACGGCAAGAGTATGTCTATTACGATCCGAGCAAGACCGAACTCGATGGTGATTATTTCTGGAAGTACCGGGATAAGACGACCGCGCCGGCACGCATGTCTGGCGAGGCATTGATGCTGGTCGACCCGATCGATCCGATTGCGAATAAGCGCAAGGCCTACCAATACCTGCCAGGTCAACGCCGGGTCAAGCTTTCTCCGAACCTGAGCTATGACACGCCGACACCCGGTCAAGGCGGAGCCGCGACGATGGACGATGCGCAGCTTTTTCTGGGTGCGCAGGACCGCTTCGACTTCAAGCTGATCGGCAAAAAGGAAATGTATATTCCTTACAATAATACCCGGGTCATGGTAGATGAACAGAACTGTTCCCCGGAGAAGGCTCTGCTCAAGCATCATTACAATCCGGACTGCCTGCGTTTTGAATTGCACCGTGTCTGGGTGGTGGAGGCGACGGTCAAGCCAGGAGTGCGTCACACGTCGCCAAAGCGCGTGTTCTACTTTGATGAAGATACTTATGTAGGCCTCAGTGACGGTTACGATGCAGTAGGCAAGCTGCAAAAGGTGCTTTGGCAAACCCATACGCCGATGTATGAAATTCCGAGTCAACATAGCGACGCTTTCGGATCATATAACCTGACCAGTGGTGCATATGTCGTGTCCGGCCCCTATCCTGGAGGAGCAGCGTACCCTGTCAAGCCGCTTGATGCACGCGCATGGGCGCCTGAAGCGCTCGTTGGCGACGGCGTGCGTTAA
- a CDS encoding nuclear transport factor 2 family protein has protein sequence MIESSRIAIDGDTAHAQTEVQATQCFKEPEGRTLTLWATYETDFVRVGGEWKIKKHLLVPKTMKTVDAG, from the coding sequence CTGATCGAATCGTCCCGGATCGCCATCGACGGCGACACTGCCCATGCTCAAACCGAGGTGCAAGCCACGCAATGTTTCAAGGAACCGGAAGGCCGTACGTTGACGTTATGGGCAACCTATGAGACCGACTTCGTTCGCGTCGGTGGGGAATGGAAGATCAAGAAACATCTGTTGGTCCCGAAGACTATGAAAACCGTCGACGCCGGCTGA
- a CDS encoding acyl-CoA dehydrogenase family protein, whose product MIPRTIFSSDHEMFRDSVRRFVDTELKPYHADWEEQGIVPREIWKKAGDAGILCCNVPEEYGGAGSDFLFNVIVIEELARGGITGPGFNVHSDMVATYIERFGSEDQKQRFLPKMVSGELIGALGITEPGAGSDVRGIRTSIRRDGDEYVINGQKTYISNGQLCDFVIVVCKSDPEKPRDAISLAIVETNRPGFVRGRNLKKLGMHAQDTSELFFDDVRVPLSNLIGIEHEGFKYLTHNLAHERLVQAVRSAVVAEVTIEQTVDYTKQRKAFGKSIADFQNTQFKLAELKAAVIGARVFVDRCIELQCTRELDAVSAAAAKLMLSDLHCRVVDECLQLHGGWGYMWEFPVCRAYADARVVKIAGGAMEIMKQIIARDLFSEKR is encoded by the coding sequence ATGATACCAAGAACGATCTTTTCTTCTGACCATGAAATGTTCAGGGATTCAGTGCGGCGCTTTGTCGATACCGAACTGAAGCCATACCATGCCGACTGGGAAGAGCAGGGCATTGTCCCGCGCGAGATATGGAAAAAGGCTGGCGACGCCGGCATCTTGTGCTGCAATGTCCCGGAAGAATATGGCGGCGCCGGTTCGGATTTTTTGTTTAATGTGATTGTCATTGAAGAATTGGCCCGTGGCGGCATTACCGGGCCTGGTTTCAACGTCCATTCGGATATGGTGGCCACCTATATCGAACGATTCGGCTCCGAAGACCAGAAACAGCGCTTTCTGCCAAAGATGGTATCCGGTGAGCTCATCGGTGCGCTTGGCATCACCGAGCCGGGTGCAGGCAGCGATGTGCGCGGCATCCGGACCTCGATTCGTCGTGACGGTGACGAATATGTCATCAACGGACAGAAGACCTATATCTCCAACGGACAGCTGTGCGACTTCGTCATCGTCGTCTGTAAAAGCGATCCTGAAAAGCCGCGCGATGCCATCAGCCTGGCGATTGTCGAGACGAATCGTCCCGGATTTGTGCGCGGCCGCAACTTGAAGAAGCTCGGCATGCATGCGCAAGATACATCAGAGCTGTTTTTCGATGATGTGCGTGTGCCGCTATCCAACCTGATCGGTATCGAGCATGAAGGTTTCAAGTACCTGACACATAACTTGGCGCATGAACGTCTGGTGCAGGCGGTCCGCAGTGCGGTTGTGGCAGAAGTGACGATCGAGCAGACCGTCGACTACACCAAACAGCGTAAGGCGTTTGGAAAATCGATCGCCGATTTTCAAAATACCCAGTTCAAGCTGGCCGAGTTGAAGGCGGCGGTAATCGGCGCGAGGGTTTTCGTTGACCGCTGCATCGAGTTGCAGTGCACGCGCGAGCTGGATGCGGTGTCGGCCGCAGCAGCCAAACTGATGTTGTCCGACCTGCATTGCCGTGTCGTCGATGAATGTCTGCAATTGCATGGCGGCTGGGGCTACATGTGGGAATTCCCTGTTTGCCGCGCTTACGCCGATGCACGGGTCGTCAAGATCGCCGGCGGTGCAATGGAAATCATGAAACAGATCATCGCCCGCGATCTGTTTTCAGAAAAGCGTTAA
- a CDS encoding VOC family protein, whose amino-acid sequence MLINKPVRQFAYVVRDIEEACHHWINVFGAGPFFHVPHLKVAKQLYRGEPSREDSSHALGFCGNINIQLIQQHNDAPSMYRDMYPDGGQGFHHMMFFTDEFEFDRSRMVENGCPVVEEIFEQGKHGGGRIAYVDARDKVGGFIEIYEDNPVIRELFAAWKAEHDRWDRKTDPIRLIG is encoded by the coding sequence ATGCTAATCAATAAGCCGGTCAGGCAGTTCGCCTATGTCGTCAGGGATATTGAGGAAGCCTGTCACCACTGGATCAACGTCTTTGGAGCGGGGCCATTTTTCCATGTGCCGCATCTGAAGGTGGCGAAACAGCTCTATCGCGGCGAGCCTTCGCGGGAAGATTCCAGCCATGCGCTCGGTTTCTGCGGAAACATCAACATCCAGCTCATCCAGCAACACAATGATGCCCCGTCGATGTACCGGGACATGTACCCCGATGGCGGTCAGGGCTTTCACCACATGATGTTCTTTACGGACGAGTTTGAATTTGACCGCAGCCGCATGGTGGAAAACGGCTGTCCTGTGGTCGAGGAAATCTTTGAGCAAGGTAAACATGGCGGGGGACGGATCGCCTATGTCGATGCGCGGGACAAGGTTGGCGGATTCATTGAAATCTACGAGGACAACCCAGTCATTCGTGAACTGTTCGCGGCATGGAAAGCGGAGCATGACCGGTGGGATCGAAAAACCGACCCAATCCGCCTGATCGGCTAA
- a CDS encoding 3-keto-5-aminohexanoate cleavage protein has translation MSKSRKVIISCAVTGSIHTPSMSSFLPITGKEVEEAAVGAIEAGAAIVHLHARDPLTGRPTQNPDAFREFVGNIKQRTNGVINLTTGGSPIMSVEERMQPALQLKPEVASLNMGSMNFGLFPMLGRYKEFKHDWEAPYLEGTRDLVFKNTFKDIEYIIKSCADNGTRFEFECYDTAHLYNLAHFLDRGLVKGPLFIQTVFGILGGIGSHADDVAHMKRTADRLFGSEYVWSILGAGRSQMPLAAMAAAQGGNVRVGLEDNLWDGPGQLSSSNAQQVTRVRRILEGMSLSIATPDEAREMLALKGANNVGF, from the coding sequence ATGAGCAAATCACGTAAAGTCATTATCAGCTGTGCGGTTACCGGCTCGATTCATACCCCATCGATGTCGTCCTTCCTGCCGATTACCGGTAAGGAGGTCGAGGAAGCAGCGGTCGGCGCGATTGAAGCTGGCGCCGCGATCGTGCATTTGCATGCGCGCGACCCCTTGACCGGCCGGCCGACACAAAACCCGGACGCATTCAGGGAATTCGTCGGCAATATCAAGCAGCGTACGAATGGGGTGATCAACCTGACGACCGGTGGTTCTCCCATCATGTCTGTGGAAGAAAGAATGCAACCGGCATTGCAGCTCAAGCCGGAAGTGGCATCGCTGAACATGGGATCGATGAATTTCGGCCTGTTTCCCATGCTCGGCCGCTACAAGGAATTCAAGCATGACTGGGAAGCCCCTTATCTGGAAGGCACCCGCGACCTGGTATTCAAAAATACCTTCAAGGATATCGAGTACATCATCAAGTCCTGCGCCGATAACGGCACGCGCTTCGAGTTCGAGTGTTATGACACGGCGCACCTTTACAACCTTGCCCATTTCCTTGACCGGGGACTGGTGAAGGGGCCGTTATTCATCCAGACGGTTTTCGGCATTCTGGGCGGAATCGGCAGTCATGCCGATGATGTCGCCCACATGAAGCGCACTGCCGACCGCCTGTTTGGCAGCGAATACGTGTGGTCGATACTGGGCGCGGGACGTTCGCAAATGCCGTTGGCGGCAATGGCGGCGGCGCAAGGCGGCAATGTGCGCGTCGGCCTGGAAGACAATCTGTGGGACGGCCCAGGCCAGCTTTCATCGAGCAATGCGCAGCAGGTTACGCGCGTACGCCGTATCCTGGAAGGCATGTCGCTTTCGATTGCCACCCCGGATGAGGCGCGTGAAATGCTGGCTTTGAAAGGCGCTAACAACGTCGGCTTCTGA
- a CDS encoding SDR family oxidoreductase, producing MKILVTAAHGNQGRMLLPKLRAAGFDIRAIRATPGKDEELKSLGASEVMVGNAADRGFLAEAVAGVDTIYHVGPTAHPLERDMGFAMVDAARKAGTGHFIYSSAMHAIASKMIQHKLKRDVEEHLLEANINFTVLQPADYMFPPLVQLAFQSGRWEQLYDLNRGQAMVDIGDITDVAVKVASEREAHFGATYQLCAPGNHSGHDIAGAIQRVTGKELEAVWISPDDYFERFYGKGQGEGFRYELALIRAVGLWYTQYVFAGNPNVLTWLLGRSPVTLDEFIAREWKKFQRAQA from the coding sequence ATGAAAATTCTAGTGACGGCGGCGCATGGTAATCAGGGCCGTATGCTTTTACCTAAACTCCGTGCCGCTGGTTTTGATATCCGGGCAATACGGGCAACGCCAGGCAAGGATGAAGAACTGAAGTCGCTTGGCGCAAGCGAAGTCATGGTCGGCAATGCGGCCGACCGGGGGTTCCTTGCTGAAGCGGTGGCTGGGGTCGATACGATTTATCATGTCGGGCCAACAGCGCATCCGCTTGAACGTGACATGGGCTTTGCCATGGTCGATGCGGCAAGAAAAGCCGGCACCGGACATTTTATCTATAGCTCCGCGATGCATGCGATCGCCAGCAAGATGATTCAGCACAAGCTCAAGCGCGATGTGGAAGAGCATCTGCTGGAAGCCAATATTAATTTCACGGTGTTGCAACCGGCGGATTACATGTTTCCTCCCTTGGTCCAGTTGGCCTTCCAGTCGGGCAGATGGGAACAACTCTACGATCTCAATCGCGGGCAGGCGATGGTGGACATCGGTGACATCACTGATGTGGCCGTGAAGGTTGCATCCGAGCGCGAGGCGCATTTCGGCGCGACCTATCAGCTTTGTGCTCCAGGAAACCATTCTGGCCATGATATTGCAGGGGCAATCCAGCGTGTCACCGGCAAGGAACTGGAAGCGGTATGGATATCGCCGGATGACTATTTCGAGCGATTTTACGGCAAGGGGCAGGGAGAAGGTTTTCGCTACGAACTTGCACTCATCCGCGCTGTGGGGCTCTGGTATACGCAATATGTGTTTGCCGGTAATCCCAACGTGCTGACCTGGCTGCTGGGACGTTCACCTGTGACGCTGGATGAGTTCATCGCGCGTGAATGGAAAAAATTTCAGCGCGCACAGGCCTGA
- a CDS encoding AraC family transcriptional regulator: MARPVAIQRYIALMQQKHGISAKRLLADSGIDGAELGKPGFLVEQAQSRIVVNNLLQLSGDKGAGLDVWLNTLPSELGIVGYTTLTSRSLRDSYPVWRRFGSALVGITGSFHISEETDDSMTFTFEDNGLDRLDPLYNFYIEEILAFYPMFSHQFVGKPPPFTEAELSYRAPAHEERYHQLFNCPVRFGASQTRITLDRSWFDNPGQSHDEELNKVCRHHCDELLHQIESSRSIVSSLRGIFLKSNGSISKLDDAARELNMSSRTLRRRLLDEGTTYTIQVDTFRMNLAREYLRRSDLSTKEVAFRLGFKEPTSFRHAFKMRTGQTIGEYRAQVL; the protein is encoded by the coding sequence ATGGCACGTCCAGTAGCGATACAACGTTATATTGCCTTAATGCAACAGAAGCATGGGATATCGGCGAAACGCTTGCTTGCCGATTCGGGTATTGATGGCGCGGAACTTGGCAAGCCGGGGTTCTTGGTTGAGCAAGCGCAATCCCGCATCGTGGTCAATAACTTGCTCCAACTTAGCGGCGACAAGGGCGCTGGGTTAGACGTCTGGCTCAATACCTTGCCTTCGGAACTTGGCATTGTCGGGTACACCACCCTGACATCCAGGTCGCTGCGCGATTCGTACCCGGTATGGAGACGATTCGGGAGCGCCTTGGTTGGCATCACGGGCTCGTTTCATATCAGTGAGGAAACTGATGACAGCATGACGTTCACCTTTGAGGACAATGGCCTTGACCGGCTTGATCCGCTTTACAATTTCTACATTGAAGAGATTCTCGCCTTTTATCCGATGTTCAGTCATCAGTTTGTGGGCAAGCCACCGCCCTTCACGGAGGCCGAATTATCCTATCGCGCGCCAGCGCACGAAGAGCGTTATCACCAGCTATTCAATTGTCCCGTTCGCTTTGGCGCATCACAAACACGCATCACACTTGACAGAAGCTGGTTTGATAATCCCGGGCAATCCCATGACGAAGAACTCAACAAGGTTTGCCGGCATCATTGTGACGAGCTTTTACACCAGATTGAAAGCAGCCGCTCGATTGTTTCCAGTCTTCGCGGCATCTTCCTCAAATCAAATGGATCGATATCCAAACTCGATGATGCGGCGAGAGAACTCAATATGAGTTCCCGCACGTTGCGGCGCCGTTTGCTTGACGAAGGAACGACCTATACGATTCAAGTTGACACTTTTCGCATGAACCTGGCCAGAGAATATTTGAGACGCTCCGATCTTTCTACCAAAGAGGTCGCGTTTCGGCTTGGGTTCAAGGAGCCGACTTCTTTTCGTCATGCATTCAAGATGAGGACAGGGCAGACGATCGGTGAGTATCGTGCTCAAGTGTTGTAG
- a CDS encoding nuclear transport factor 2 family protein — protein sequence MTQATELEANKSLAQKFLAALGRGDVAGVQEVIAEDIDAICTGTGVMAGSRNYAAVCDAVKMLAKTTKNGLDFRIISIIAEADRVACEVEGKSTLVDGRSYNNQYFFLFTIRDEKIVGMKEYMDSLLVERAFGSLAA from the coding sequence ATGACGCAAGCAACCGAATTGGAAGCCAACAAATCCCTGGCGCAGAAATTTCTTGCCGCGTTAGGCCGCGGCGATGTCGCCGGCGTACAGGAAGTGATTGCCGAGGATATCGACGCCATTTGCACCGGGACTGGCGTGATGGCAGGCAGCCGGAATTACGCGGCCGTCTGCGATGCCGTCAAGATGCTGGCCAAGACTACGAAAAACGGCCTGGATTTCCGCATCATCAGTATCATCGCCGAAGCGGACCGCGTGGCTTGTGAAGTTGAGGGAAAGTCTACCCTCGTCGATGGACGGTCCTACAATAACCAATACTTCTTCCTGTTTACGATCAGAGATGAAAAAATCGTGGGTATGAAGGAGTATATGGATTCCCTGCTGGTGGAAAGGGCATTCGGATCGCTCGCCGCATAG
- a CDS encoding transposase, producing MPAYVFRHWRETRYNPVALAVEMAESQQWQRIPTQLSIAQFEQFVLPHLIVGSRGPAPKLGLHAIFNYILRLLYMGCQWKELPIEKGQDGRPEIHYSRIYRMFRFWQAGGCFDAIFTGSVSALHAANLLDTGVIHGDGTTTAAKKGGDNLGFSGHKKVKGDKVVAFCERRCNVIAPFVTAPGNQNESPLLREALPQVMRIAREVGFSLRGAIVSLDGAYDCRLNRKAIFNRGMTPNINANPRGRKKSKRGRKPFFDPAIFEERFNTIERVFAWEDKFRRLLHRFERVSQLHYAFKTLAYTLINLRHFCKN from the coding sequence TTGCCTGCCTACGTTTTCCGCCATTGGCGTGAAACACGCTACAATCCGGTCGCTTTGGCGGTCGAAATGGCGGAAAGCCAGCAGTGGCAACGGATTCCAACCCAATTGAGTATCGCGCAGTTCGAGCAATTTGTCTTGCCTCACCTGATCGTGGGGAGCCGGGGTCCGGCGCCGAAATTGGGCCTGCATGCGATCTTTAACTACATTTTGCGATTGCTGTATATGGGATGCCAGTGGAAAGAATTGCCGATTGAAAAAGGGCAAGACGGTCGTCCCGAAATTCACTACTCGCGCATTTACAGGATGTTTCGGTTCTGGCAAGCAGGTGGTTGTTTTGACGCTATCTTCACCGGTTCGGTGTCGGCGCTTCACGCAGCGAATCTGCTCGACACCGGCGTCATCCACGGCGATGGCACGACCACTGCGGCGAAGAAAGGCGGAGACAACCTCGGTTTCAGCGGACACAAAAAGGTGAAAGGCGACAAGGTCGTCGCCTTCTGCGAACGGCGCTGCAATGTGATCGCGCCATTCGTCACGGCCCCGGGCAATCAGAATGAATCGCCGCTTTTGCGGGAAGCCTTGCCACAGGTGATGCGTATCGCCCGTGAGGTCGGTTTCTCTTTACGCGGCGCCATCGTCAGTCTGGATGGCGCCTATGATTGCCGCCTCAACCGCAAAGCGATTTTCAATCGCGGCATGACCCCCAACATCAACGCCAACCCGCGCGGCCGAAAAAAATCAAAGCGCGGGCGCAAGCCGTTCTTTGATCCCGCCATTTTTGAAGAACGGTTCAACACCATCGAACGCGTGTTCGCCTGGGAAGATAAGTTTCGGCGCTTGCTGCATCGCTTCGAGCGCGTCAGTCAATTGCACTACGCCTTTAAAACCTTGGCCTATACGCTGATCAACTTGCGGCACTTCTGCAAGAATTAG
- a CDS encoding VOC family protein gives MSRIFGDALHAAFVVPDIDREIARVLALGMGPVFVMRRIRVAARYRGERHDPLITAAFVYSGTMQLEFLQQHDDTPSASIEFLARKPEGGLQHFAYFSDDFDASLQAASAKGQDFDVVQEYIHEDGTPYEIYIEPSNAPGSLLIQLVQHGPLEAMYNRMQEICATWDGTDPVRNAIDLLPKDMQPASEALSC, from the coding sequence ATGAGCAGAATTTTTGGTGATGCTTTGCACGCTGCTTTCGTCGTTCCTGACATCGATCGGGAAATAGCGCGCGTGCTTGCACTGGGGATGGGGCCGGTTTTCGTGATGCGCAGGATCAGGGTTGCCGCACGCTATCGCGGCGAACGCCATGACCCGCTGATCACTGCGGCATTTGTCTATTCCGGGACAATGCAGCTTGAGTTCCTGCAGCAGCATGATGATACGCCATCGGCTTCGATCGAGTTTCTGGCGCGCAAGCCTGAAGGCGGTTTGCAACATTTCGCCTATTTCAGCGATGATTTCGATGCAAGCTTGCAGGCAGCATCCGCCAAGGGGCAAGATTTCGATGTAGTGCAAGAATATATTCATGAGGACGGCACGCCATATGAGATCTATATCGAGCCATCCAACGCGCCGGGATCATTGTTGATTCAGCTCGTCCAACATGGTCCGCTGGAAGCCATGTATAACCGGATGCAAGAGATTTGCGCGACCTGGGATGGCACCGATCCGGTCCGTAATGCAATCGACTTGTTGCCGAAGGATATGCAGCCCGCCTCGGAGGCTCTCTCATGCTAA